One Perca flavescens isolate YP-PL-M2 chromosome 9, PFLA_1.0, whole genome shotgun sequence genomic window carries:
- the lonp1 gene encoding lon protease homolog, mitochondrial isoform X1, translating to MATCVKMLCAARQLHRNSALLAKVKCSSMVLRTGSSRPLPPDTAAALSRLQTPRFYTSTAVTAGCQLTARPHRWMRVGAAALRGRTELLTPTSRPYMVQDRMFGNRASGAGFSGEDGGDSAGSGGEESGGDGGAPYSGPQMTALTPMMVPEVFPNVPLIAVSRNPVFPRFIKIIEVKNKALMELLRRKVRLAQPYAGVFLKRDDNNESDVVESLDAVYSTGTFVQIHEMQDLGDKLRMIVMGHRRIRITRQLEVEPEEAAPSPVWSESESESQQKPPQRRKAKRSRKDQPGSVTEQLEDKVSEADLSPELQPLSSSNILMVEVDNIQHEQFTVTEEVKALTAEIVKTIRDIIALNPLYRESVLQMMQAGQRVVDNPIYLSDMGAALTGAESQELQDVLEETNIPKRLYKALSLLKKEYELSKLQQRLGREVEEKIKQTHRKYLLQEQLKIIKKELGLEKEDKDAIEEKFRERLKERTVPQHIMDVINEELNKLGLLDNHSSEFNVTRNYLDWLTSMPWGVNSEENLLLDRAKEVLEEDHYGMDDVKKRILEFIAVSQLRGSTQGKILCFYGPPGVGKTSIARSIARALNREYFRFSVGGMTDVAEIKGHRRTYVGAMPGKIIQCLKKTKTENPLVLIDEVDKMGRGYQGDPSSALLELLDPEQNANFLDHYLDVPVDLSKVLFICTANVIDTIPEPLRDRMEMINVSGYVAQEKLAIAQNYLVPQLRSRCGLTEEKASISSDALSLLIRQYCRESGVRNLQKQVEKVFRKVAFCIVSGEQTAVTVTPDNLQLYVGKPIFTVDRMYDVTPPGVVMGLAWTSMGGSTLFIETSLRRPPAGAETKGEGSLEVTGQLGDVMKESAKIASTFAKAFLMTQEPDNHLLVNSHLHLHVPEGATPKDGPSAGCTIVTALLSLATNRPVRQNVAMTGEVSLTGKILPVGGIKEKTIAARRAGVTCIILPNENRKDFSDLPDYITEGLEVHFVDHYRQMYPIVFPQDQS from the exons ATGGCGACCTGCGTGAAGATGCTCTGCGCTGCTCGGCAGCTGCACAGAAACTCGGCTCTGCTCGCAAAAGTGAAGTGTTCCTCCATGGTGCTGAGGACCGGCAGCAGCCGGCCCCTCCCGCCCGACACAGCGGCGGCGCTGAGCCGCCTCCAGACGCCACGCTTCTACACCAGCACCGCGGTGACAGCTGGCTGCCAGCTGACCGCCAGACCTCACCGCTGGATGCGGGTCGGAGCCGCCGCTCTCCGGGGCCGAACCGAGCTCCTTACACCGACCTCTCGACCCTACATGGTTCAGGACAGGATGTTCGGGAACCGGGCCAGCGGTGCGGGCTTCTCCGGGGAGGACGGCGGGGACAGTGCGGGCTCTGGGGGAGAAGAGTCTGGGGGAGATGGGGGAGCTCCGTACAGTGGACCGCAGATGACGGCTCTCACCCCCATGATGGTTCCGGAGGTGTTCCCCAATGTGCCGCTGATCGCTGTGAGCAGGAACCCGGTGTTCCCCCGCTTCATCAAGATTATAGAG GTGAAGAACAAAGCGCTGATGGAGCTGTTGAGGAGGAAGGTTCGTCTGGCTCAGCCGTACGCTGGAGTCTTCCTGAAGAGAGATGATAA CAATGAGTCCGATGTGGTGGAGTCTCTGGATGCCGTCTACTCTACAGGGACCTTTGTCCAGATCCATGAGATGCAGGACCTGGGGGACAAGCTGAGGATGATCGTCATGGGACACCGCAG GATCCGGATCACCAGGCAGCTGGAGGTGGAGCCTGAGGAGGCGGCGCCGTCCCCTGTGTGGTCCGAGTCGGAGTCCGAGTCCCAACAAAAACCGCCACAGAGACGCAAGGCCAAACGCAGCCGCAAGGACCAGCCGGGGTCGGTGACGGAGCAGCTGGAGGACAAG GTGTCCGAAGCAGACCTGAGTCCAGAGCTGCAGCCGCTGTCCTCCTCCAACATCCTGATGGTGGAAGTGGACAACATCCAGCATGAACAGTTCACCGTCACAGAGGAGGTCAAG GCGCTGACAGCAGAGATAGTGAAGACCATCCGAGACATCATCGCTCTGAACCCCCTCTACAG agAGTCGGTCCTCCAGATGATGCAGGCTGGTCAGAGAGTGGTTGATAATCCCATCTACCTCAGCGACATGGGAGCAGCTCTGACAGGAGCAGAGTCGCAGGAGCTCCAGGACGTCCTGGAGGAGACCAAT atCCCGAAGCGTCTCTACAAGGCTCTGTCTCTGCTGAAGAAGGAGTACGAGCTCAGCAAGCTGCAGCAGCGACTGGGccgagag GTGGAAGAGAAGATCAAGCAGACCCACAGGAAGTACCTGCTCCAGGAGCAGCTCAAGATCATCAAGAAG gagcTGGGTCTGGAAAAAGAGGACAAAGACGCCATCGAGGAGAAGTTTAGAGAGCGTCTGAAAGAGAGGACTGTCCCGCAGCACATCATGGACGTCATCAACGAAGAACTGAACAAACTGGGACTGCTGGACAACCATTCGTCAGAGTTCAA CGTGACCCGTAACTACCTGGACTGGCTAACCAGCATGCCCTGGGGTGTCAACAGTGAAGAGAACCTGCTGCTGGACAGAGCCAAAGAGGTTCTGGAAGAAGACCATTATGGGATGGATGACGTTAAGAAGCGCATATTG gaGTTCATCGCAGTGAGCCAGCTGCGTGGCTCCACCCAGGGGAAGATCCTGTGTTTCTACGGTCCTCCGGGCGTAGGGAAGACCTCCATTGCCCGCTCCATTGCCAGAGCCCTCAACAGAGAGTACTTCAGGTTTAGCGTGGGAGGCATGACCGACGTGGCGGAGATTAAAGGACACAG gaGGACGTATGTTGGAGCAATGCCGGGGAAGATTATCCAGTGCCTGAAGAAAACCAAGACGGAGAACCCTCTGGTGCTGATCGACGAG GTAGATAAGATGGGTCGCGGTTACCAGGGCGACCCATCGTCTGCTCTGCTGGAGCTTCTGGACCCTGAACAGAACGCCAACTTCCTGGACCACTACCTGGACGTTCCTGTGGATCTGTCAAAG GTTTTGTTCATCTGCACGGCCAATGTGATTGACACGATCCCAGAGCCTCTCCGAGACAGGATGGAGATGATTAATGTGTCTGGATATGTGGCCCAGGAGAAACTGGCTATAGCTCAG AATTACCTAGTCCCTCAGCTGCGCTCCCGCTGTGGTCTGACGGAGGAGAAGGCCTCAATCTCCTCTGACGCCCTCAGTCTGCTCATCAGGCAGTACTGCAGGGAGTCTGGAGTCAGGAACCTGCAGAAACAAGTGGAGAAG GTTTTTCGCAAGGTGGCGTTCTGTATCGTCAGCGGTGAACAAACCGCAGTGACTGTTACGCCTGACAACCTGCAGCTCTACGTGGGTAAACCTATTTTCACAGTGGATCGAATGTATGATGTCACCCCTCCAGGAGTGGTTATGGGGCTGGCATGGACTTCTAtgg GAGGGTCCACGCTGTTTATCGAGACTTCACTGCGGCGTCCTCCTGCAGGAGCAGAGACTAAAGGAGAGGGCTCACTGGAGGTGACAG GTCAGCTCGGCGATGTGATGAAGGAAAGTGCAAAGATCGCTTCAACCTTTGCCAAAGCCTTCCTGATGACGCAGGAACCAGATAATCACCTACTGGTCAACTCCCACCTGCACCTGCATGTCCCTGAG GGGGCGACTCCCAAGGACGGACCAAGCGCTGGCTGCACCATTGTCACAGCACTGTTGTCCCTGGCAACCAACCGACCGGTGCGCCAGAACGTAGCCATGACTGGAGAAGTGTCACTGACGGGAAAAATACTGCCAGTAGGAGGAATCAAAGAGAAAACCATTGCT GCCCGTCGTGCTGGTGTGACGTGCATCATCCTGCCCAATGAGAACAGGAAGGACTTCTCTGACCTGCCCGACTACATCACCGAGGGCCTGGAGGTCCACTTTGTGGATCACTACAGACAAATGTACCCCATTGTCTTCCCACAGGACCAGTCTTAA
- the rsph4a gene encoding radial spoke head protein 6 homolog A gives MESEDSLRLQSAASFKAFLLKSSTESHLNLYDHLTGLLLKVMDEHPPNAVDVIEDMSRDVKRAVLEEQQSSLRELPETSAAELLAEQQRSLFSRPEDADQEDELMETPLPNVSELGFYLEQAGVGLGREETQRVFLALKQLVESQALLRCRLWGKVLGTESSYIVAEAEYREGEEEEEPSLNEDETEPEMEDTETDPLPLSTYKPLPDVPKEALGTGANKYVYYVCKEPGLPWVKLPSVSPAQITAARQIRKFFTGRLDNPVASYPPFPGNEANYLRAQIARISAGTQVSPQGFFQAGEEEGDEEDTSPRDSYEANPDFEGLPVTEMAESLSSWVHHVQHILQQGRCTWVNLAVKPGEDTNDEGEAEEKEEEPDEPEPEVGPPLLTPLSQDAEMFGTPPWTSKVSSTLTSQHAVAVLRSNLWPGSCAYACGKKFENIYVGWGLKYAGEGYSPPVPPLPQKEYPSGPEITEALDPSLEEEQVLKEALEEQQAAQEELQDSGDEAEDDDD, from the exons ATGGAGTCCGAGGACAGCCTGCGGCTGCAGTCAGCGGCCTCGTTCAAGGCCTTCTTGCTGAAGAGCAGCACGGAGAGCCACCTGAACCT CTATGACCACCTGACCGGGCTGCTGCTGAAGGTGATGGATGAGCATCCTCCCAACGCGGTGGATGTGATTGAGGACATGAGCCGCGATGTGAAGCGGGCCGTGTTGGAGGAGCAGCAGAGCAGCCTGAGAGAGCTCCCAGAGACCAGCGCCGCTGAGCTGCTGGCGGAGCAGCAGCGCTCGCTCTTCAGCCGGCCGGAGGACGCCGACCAGGAGGACGAACTG ATGGAGACGCCCCTTCCTAATGTGAGCGAGCTGGGCTTCTACCTGGAGCAGGCCGGGGTGGGGCTGGGCCGCGAGGAGACACAGAGGGTCTTCCTGGCTCTCAAGCAGCTGGTGGAGTCGCAGGCACTGCTGCGCTGCCGCTTGTGGGGCAAAGTTCTGGGCACAGAGAGCAGCTACATCGTAGCTGAGGCAGAGtacagagagggggaggaagaggaggagcccAGCCTCAACGAAGACGAGACAGAGCCGGAGATGGAAGACACCGAG ACGGACCCTCTCCCTCTGTCGACCTATAAACCCCTCCCAGATGTGCCGAAGGAGGCCCTGGGAACAGGGGCTAACAAGTATGTTTATTACGTGTGCAAAGAGCCGGGCCTTCCCTGGGTGAAGCTCCCGTCAGTCAGTCCGGCACAGATCACCGCTGCTCGCCAAATCCGTAAATTCTTCACGGGGCGGCTGGACAACCCGGTGGCCAGCTACCCGCCCTTCCCCGGGAATGAAGCCAACTACCTGAGAGCACAGATCGCTCGCATCTCCGCCGGAACACAGGTCAGCCCACAGGGCTTCTTCCAGGCCGGGGAGGAGGAGGGCGATGAGGAAGACACGTCTCCCCGGGACAGCTACGAAGCCAATCCTGACTTTGAGGGCCTTCCGGTTACTGAGATGGCGGAGAGTCTGTCCAGCTGGGTGCATCATGTTCAGCACATCCTGCAGCAG GGCCGCTGTACCTGGGTGAACCTGGCTGTGAAGCCAGGAGAAGACACTAATGATGAAGGAGAGGCggaggagaaagaagaggagcCTGATGAGCCCGAGCCAGAAGTCGGACCCCCTCTGCTCACCCCCCTCTCCCAGGATGCAG AAATGTTTGGCACTCCTCCCTGGACCTCCAAGGTGTCCTCCACTCTCACCTCCCAACATGCAGTAGCTGTGCTGCGCTCTAACCTTTGGCCGGGCTCATGTGCATATGCTTGTGGAAA GAAGTTTGAGAACATTTATGTCGGCTGGGGTCTGAAGTATGCAGGGGAAGGCTACAGCCCGCCTGTCCCCCCGCTGCCACAGAAAGAATACCCCAGCGGGCCCGAAATCACCGAGGCCCTGGACCCGTCGCTGGAGGAGGAGCAGGTGCTGAAAGAAGCTTTGGAGGAACAGCAAGCTGCCCAAGAAGAGCTGCAGGACTCGGGAGACGAGGCTGAGGATGATGACGActga
- the lonp1 gene encoding lon protease homolog, mitochondrial isoform X2, with amino-acid sequence MQDLGDKLRMIVMGHRRIRITRQLEVEPEEAAPSPVWSESESESQQKPPQRRKAKRSRKDQPGSVTEQLEDKVSEADLSPELQPLSSSNILMVEVDNIQHEQFTVTEEVKALTAEIVKTIRDIIALNPLYRESVLQMMQAGQRVVDNPIYLSDMGAALTGAESQELQDVLEETNIPKRLYKALSLLKKEYELSKLQQRLGREVEEKIKQTHRKYLLQEQLKIIKKELGLEKEDKDAIEEKFRERLKERTVPQHIMDVINEELNKLGLLDNHSSEFNVTRNYLDWLTSMPWGVNSEENLLLDRAKEVLEEDHYGMDDVKKRILEFIAVSQLRGSTQGKILCFYGPPGVGKTSIARSIARALNREYFRFSVGGMTDVAEIKGHRRTYVGAMPGKIIQCLKKTKTENPLVLIDEVDKMGRGYQGDPSSALLELLDPEQNANFLDHYLDVPVDLSKVLFICTANVIDTIPEPLRDRMEMINVSGYVAQEKLAIAQNYLVPQLRSRCGLTEEKASISSDALSLLIRQYCRESGVRNLQKQVEKVFRKVAFCIVSGEQTAVTVTPDNLQLYVGKPIFTVDRMYDVTPPGVVMGLAWTSMGGSTLFIETSLRRPPAGAETKGEGSLEVTGQLGDVMKESAKIASTFAKAFLMTQEPDNHLLVNSHLHLHVPEGATPKDGPSAGCTIVTALLSLATNRPVRQNVAMTGEVSLTGKILPVGGIKEKTIAARRAGVTCIILPNENRKDFSDLPDYITEGLEVHFVDHYRQMYPIVFPQDQS; translated from the exons ATGCAGGACCTGGGGGACAAGCTGAGGATGATCGTCATGGGACACCGCAG GATCCGGATCACCAGGCAGCTGGAGGTGGAGCCTGAGGAGGCGGCGCCGTCCCCTGTGTGGTCCGAGTCGGAGTCCGAGTCCCAACAAAAACCGCCACAGAGACGCAAGGCCAAACGCAGCCGCAAGGACCAGCCGGGGTCGGTGACGGAGCAGCTGGAGGACAAG GTGTCCGAAGCAGACCTGAGTCCAGAGCTGCAGCCGCTGTCCTCCTCCAACATCCTGATGGTGGAAGTGGACAACATCCAGCATGAACAGTTCACCGTCACAGAGGAGGTCAAG GCGCTGACAGCAGAGATAGTGAAGACCATCCGAGACATCATCGCTCTGAACCCCCTCTACAG agAGTCGGTCCTCCAGATGATGCAGGCTGGTCAGAGAGTGGTTGATAATCCCATCTACCTCAGCGACATGGGAGCAGCTCTGACAGGAGCAGAGTCGCAGGAGCTCCAGGACGTCCTGGAGGAGACCAAT atCCCGAAGCGTCTCTACAAGGCTCTGTCTCTGCTGAAGAAGGAGTACGAGCTCAGCAAGCTGCAGCAGCGACTGGGccgagag GTGGAAGAGAAGATCAAGCAGACCCACAGGAAGTACCTGCTCCAGGAGCAGCTCAAGATCATCAAGAAG gagcTGGGTCTGGAAAAAGAGGACAAAGACGCCATCGAGGAGAAGTTTAGAGAGCGTCTGAAAGAGAGGACTGTCCCGCAGCACATCATGGACGTCATCAACGAAGAACTGAACAAACTGGGACTGCTGGACAACCATTCGTCAGAGTTCAA CGTGACCCGTAACTACCTGGACTGGCTAACCAGCATGCCCTGGGGTGTCAACAGTGAAGAGAACCTGCTGCTGGACAGAGCCAAAGAGGTTCTGGAAGAAGACCATTATGGGATGGATGACGTTAAGAAGCGCATATTG gaGTTCATCGCAGTGAGCCAGCTGCGTGGCTCCACCCAGGGGAAGATCCTGTGTTTCTACGGTCCTCCGGGCGTAGGGAAGACCTCCATTGCCCGCTCCATTGCCAGAGCCCTCAACAGAGAGTACTTCAGGTTTAGCGTGGGAGGCATGACCGACGTGGCGGAGATTAAAGGACACAG gaGGACGTATGTTGGAGCAATGCCGGGGAAGATTATCCAGTGCCTGAAGAAAACCAAGACGGAGAACCCTCTGGTGCTGATCGACGAG GTAGATAAGATGGGTCGCGGTTACCAGGGCGACCCATCGTCTGCTCTGCTGGAGCTTCTGGACCCTGAACAGAACGCCAACTTCCTGGACCACTACCTGGACGTTCCTGTGGATCTGTCAAAG GTTTTGTTCATCTGCACGGCCAATGTGATTGACACGATCCCAGAGCCTCTCCGAGACAGGATGGAGATGATTAATGTGTCTGGATATGTGGCCCAGGAGAAACTGGCTATAGCTCAG AATTACCTAGTCCCTCAGCTGCGCTCCCGCTGTGGTCTGACGGAGGAGAAGGCCTCAATCTCCTCTGACGCCCTCAGTCTGCTCATCAGGCAGTACTGCAGGGAGTCTGGAGTCAGGAACCTGCAGAAACAAGTGGAGAAG GTTTTTCGCAAGGTGGCGTTCTGTATCGTCAGCGGTGAACAAACCGCAGTGACTGTTACGCCTGACAACCTGCAGCTCTACGTGGGTAAACCTATTTTCACAGTGGATCGAATGTATGATGTCACCCCTCCAGGAGTGGTTATGGGGCTGGCATGGACTTCTAtgg GAGGGTCCACGCTGTTTATCGAGACTTCACTGCGGCGTCCTCCTGCAGGAGCAGAGACTAAAGGAGAGGGCTCACTGGAGGTGACAG GTCAGCTCGGCGATGTGATGAAGGAAAGTGCAAAGATCGCTTCAACCTTTGCCAAAGCCTTCCTGATGACGCAGGAACCAGATAATCACCTACTGGTCAACTCCCACCTGCACCTGCATGTCCCTGAG GGGGCGACTCCCAAGGACGGACCAAGCGCTGGCTGCACCATTGTCACAGCACTGTTGTCCCTGGCAACCAACCGACCGGTGCGCCAGAACGTAGCCATGACTGGAGAAGTGTCACTGACGGGAAAAATACTGCCAGTAGGAGGAATCAAAGAGAAAACCATTGCT GCCCGTCGTGCTGGTGTGACGTGCATCATCCTGCCCAATGAGAACAGGAAGGACTTCTCTGACCTGCCCGACTACATCACCGAGGGCCTGGAGGTCCACTTTGTGGATCACTACAGACAAATGTACCCCATTGTCTTCCCACAGGACCAGTCTTAA